CCGGCATCACCCCGCCCTCGCCCTGGATCGGCTCCACCATCACCGCCGCCACATCGCCAGCGGCCATCGCCGCGTCCAGCGCCGCCACATCGTTGAAATCCACATAGCGAAATCCGCCCGGCAGCGGCTCGTAGCCTTCCTGGTACTTCGGCTGCGCGGTGGCGGTGACCGACGCCAGCGTGCGGCCATGGAAACTGCCGCGGAAGGTGACGATCACGCGCCGCTCGGCCGGGCGGCCCTGATCGCTGGCCCACTTGCGCACCAGCTTGATCGCCGCCTCATTGGCCTCGGTACCCGAATTGCACAGGAACACCTTCTCGGCGAAGCGCGAGGCGCCCACCAGTTCTTCGGCCAGCTTCAATGGCGGCGCGCTGTAGAAGATGTTGCTGGTGTGCCACAGCTTGCCGGCCTGCTCGGTGAGCGCGGCCACCAGGTCCGGATCGTTATGGCCCAGCCCGCTGACCGCGATGCCCGAGGACAGGTCCAGATACTCGCGCCCGGCATCGTCCCACACGCGACTGCCCTGCCCACGCTCCAGCACCACCTGGCGCGGGCGATAGACCGGCAGGTAGTAGTGCGCAAGGGACAGGGGCGAATCGGCAGCGGTGCTCATGATGATCGGTCGCAGAAGCGGAAAGGGAACGGGCATTCTCGCGCATTCGCGCGCATTCGCGCGCATTCGCGCGCCTGCGGCACAATGCACGCATGCGCCCTCTTTCCGATCCCCAGCTCACGCCCGCCACCGACCACGGCTGGCGCCGGCACTGGTTCGACATCATCTACCGGCACGACACGCGCCCCTCGCGCAACTTCGACCTGATGCTGGTGGCGGCCATCCTGGCCAGCGTGGGGGTGATCATGATCGACAGCGTGCCGCGCATCCATGCGCGCTCGGCACACTGGCTGGTGCCGCTGGAATGGGCCTTCACGATCCTGTTCACACTGGAATACGCCTTGCGCCTGGCGGTGGTGCGGCGGCCATCGCATTACGCGCTCAGCAGTTGGGGCGTGATCGACCTGCTGTCGATCCTGCCCAGCTACCTGTCGTTCTTCGTGCCCGGTGCGCAGACCCTGTGGTGGTGCGGGTGCTGCGCATCCTGCGCCTGTTCCGCATCCTCAAGCTCACCCGCTACATCCAGGAAAGCGGGCAACTGGTGGACGCGCTGTGGCGCAGCCGGCGCAAGGTGCTGGTGTTCCTGTTCAGCGTGCTCACCATCACCGTGATCGCCGGTGCCACGATGTATGTGATCGAAGGCCCGCAACACGGCTTCACCAGCATTCCCACCAGCATGTACTGGGCCATCGTCACCATGGCCACGGTGGGTTTCGGCGATCTGGTGCCGCAGACCACGCTGGGCCGCTTCGTCACCTCGGCGCTGATCCTGATCGGCTACAGCATCATCGCCGTGCCCACCGGCATCTATACAGCCGAACTGGCCACCACGCTGCGCGAAGGTGGCCATACCGGCAAGCGCGATGCTCGCAACTGCGCCCGCTGCGGACTGGAAGGCCACGCGCCGGATGCGCGCTACTGCCGGCAGTGCGCCGAGCCGCTGCCGGCGCTCGGCAACGGCTGACGCAAGGCTGCGCAGCCCAATGCATGGCGCACCGCCGCCAGGCGCAACCGCCGCGACACTCGCCACGTGCATGGCAGTACTACAACGCCCTGCACGCAACGATGCCCCACCCGACCGCGGCGTGCGCGCACGCGCCGCACTCAGTCGAGAAACAGATCGGGCAACACGCTGCGCGACGGATCGACCGCATAGCCGCTGAAGTCGGTGATGCCGGCCTGCGCCAGCACCTGCTCGTCGATCAGAAACTGTCCGTGGAAGCCGGCCGCGGTGCGGGTCAGCAGCGCATGCGCCGCATCGGCCACGATCTCCGGCCGGCGGCAGGCAGCGGGATCCACACCGGGCAGCATGTTGATCGCATCGGTGGCGATCACCGTGCGCGGCCATAGCGCATTGACCGCCACGCCTTGCGGGCCGAATTCGGCAGCCAGCCCCAGCGTCACCAGGCTCATGCCCATCTTGGCCAGCGTGTAGCCGGTATGCGCGCCCCACCACGCCGGATTCAACGAGGGCGGCGGCGCCAGACTGAGGATGTGCGGATTGGGCGCCTGCAACAGGTGCGGCAGGCAGGCCTGCGCGCAGGCGAAACTGCCGCGCGCATTGACCTGCTGCATCAGGTCGAAGCGCTTCATCGGCGTGTCCAGCGTGCCGCGCAACCAGATCGCGCTGGCGTTGTTGACCAGGATATCGATCCCGCCAAACGCGTCCACGGTGGCGGCCACAGCGGCATGCACCTGCGCTTCGTCGCGGATGTCGCATTTGAGCGCCAGCGCCTTACCACCTGCCGCCACGACGGCCGACGCCGCGCCATGGATGGTGCCGGGCAGTTTCGGATTGGCCACCGCCGACCTGGCCGCGATCGCCACATTGGCCCCGTCCCGCGCCGCCCGCAGCGCGATCGCCAACCCGATCCCGCGCGAGGCACCGGTGATGAAGAGGGTTTTGCCTGATAACGTCATGGGATTAGGGAGTCGGGATTGGAGATTCGTAAGAGCTTATTCTTTCATTGCTCCCACCGACCAACCCACCGCTCAAGCCATACGCTCTTGCGAATCCCCAATCCCGAATACCCAATCCCCGCCTTCAGGGCTTCGGGCCCTGCCCCTCGTTGTCTTCCCAATGCAGCACGCGGCGGGTCACGAAGCGGTAGACCGGCTTGCCGGTGGCGAACCACAGCTCGCGCACCCAGGAGCGGCGCGTGAGTACGCGGCGTTCCACCGGGGTGATGGCGGCCGGGCAATACATGCGCTTGTGCTTGAGCAGGTGGCGCAGGTCTTCACGTGCAAGCAGACGCATCCAGCGCGCGCGTGGGTGGCCGCGCACCGCCAGCTGGAAATCGATCACCGCCGGGCTGCCATCGTCCTGCACCAGCCAGTTGGCTTCCTTGGCCAGATCGTTGTGCGCCACGCCGCGCCGATGCAGCTGTTGCAACAGCCGGCGCGCCTGCCGGAAATACGCCAGGTCCCCGCGCGGCGGGCGCTGGTACATCGCATCGCCGGCCAGGTAGCTGCGGTCCAGATGACGCCCGTCCCAATGCAGCAGGCGCGGCGTCCGCGGCAGGCCGTCCAGCTGGCGCAGTGCCAACGCTTCGCGCCGCGCCAGCCACCACGCCACGCCGCGCAGCAGCCACGGTGCCACGCTCAGGTCGCGCCGCACGAACACGCGGCCCGCGTCGCGGATCAGCAGGATGCGCCCGAAGGTATCGGACTTCAGCGGCAGGTTGCCGGCGGGATCGTCGCTCATCGCCCATTGTAGACGGGCGGTCAGCATCGCCACATCGCCAATGCGAGCGCCGCTGTGCCAATGGCATGCAACGCCGGGGCGGATGCAACCTGAAGTGAAGCAAACCGTCCGATGTGAGCATGGCGCAAGTCAGTCGTCGCCATGCCCGCCTATAATTCGGGAATGAACTCATGGATCGACGCCACGCTGGAGTGGATCGGACACCACCCCACCTTGGCTGGCGTGGTGATCTTTGCCATCGCATTCTGTGATGCGGTGATCGTGCTGGGGGCCATCGTGCCCGCCTTGCCGCTGCTGTTCGCCATCGGCGTGCTGATCGGGCTCGGCCAGATCAACGGGCCGTATGCGGTGGTCTGCGCCACGCTGGGCGCCTTCGTCGGCGATGCGCTGAGCTTCTGGGTGGGCCACCGATGGGGCCACCAGTTGCATACCTATTGGCCGTTCCGGCGCTATCCGCAGTTGCTGGAACGCGGCGAGCTGCTGTTCCGGCGCAATGCGTTCAAGAGCATTCTCATCGCCCGTTATGTGGGCGCGGTGCGGCCGTTCGTACCGGCCATCGCCGGCATGTCGCACATGCCGTTCAAGCGCTACCTGATCGCCAGCGGGCTGGCCTGCATTTCCTGGGCACTGCTGTTCCTGGTGCCGGGCTGGGTGCTGGGCACCGCCTACGACGCGGTCGCCGCCGTGGCCGGGCGCCTGTTCGTGGTGGTGGCATTGCTGGCCGCGGTGATCGGGCTGGCCTGGGCCATGGTGCTGTATTCGTATCGCTGGTCCGCCGGCCACCTGGATGCACTGCTGGCGCGGTTGCTGGAGTGGTCGCATCGGCATCCAGTGCTGGGCAACTGGTCGGTCAGCGTGTTCGACCCACGGCGCCGCGAATCGGTGCCGTTGGCGATGATGGCGCTGATGCTGTTGCTGCTCGGCTGGGGCTGGTTCGTGCTGCTGATGGTGGTGCTGGCGCACGGCGAGCCGCTGCGCGTGGACCTGGCCGTGCACGACCTGATGCTGGCGCTGCGCAACCCGCTGGCCGATTACCCGATGGTGGCGCTGGCCTCGCTGGGCGACTGGCAGGTGCTGCTGCCGGCAATCGCCGCGGCGATGGGCTACCTGGCCTGGCGCCGGCGCTGGATGGCGGTGACGCACTGGGTGATCGCACTGGCGTTCGGCCTTGCGTTGACACAGTTGCTGGGCGCGACCGTGCAAGTGGTGCGCCCGCCTGCGGCCAGTAGCGGGTTCGGGTTTCCGTCGGTGGCGGTCACCATGGCCACCATTGGGTTTGGCTTCTTTGCGTTGTTGATTGCACGCGAACTGCCCGGCCGACGCCGGGTGTGGCCGTACCTGGTCAGTGGCGCGATCGTCTCGCTGATTGGCTTTGCGCGGTTGTACCTGGGCGCGCATTGGCTCAGCGATGTGGTCGGCGGCATGTTGTTCGGCATCTTCTGGCTGCTGGTGCTGGGCATTGCCTACCGCCGCCGCGCCACCCGGGCGTTCTGGGTCAAGCCGGTGTCATGGATCTTCTATGGCGTGTTCCTGGGCGGCGCGATCTTCTTTGCGCCACGCAACCTCGACACCAAGCTGGCCAAGTTCGAACCGCCACCGCCGTTGCTGATGGAACTGCCCGCCAGCGCGTGGTGGGCCAGCCAATGGCGCCTGCTGCCGGCGCGCCGCAACGAATTCGACGACGACCAGCGCTGGCCGCTGGACGTACAGCTTGCCGGCTCGCTGGCACCACTGCAGCGCCAGCTCCAAGCGCGTGGCTGGCGGACACAACCGCAGGCCGGCTGGGAACAGGCACTGCACCTGCTCGACGTCAGCGGCCGCCCGGACGAGGTGCCGATCCTGCCGGCCACCCTCGACACGCAGGTCGAAGCCTTGCTGATGGTGCGCCATGCGGCCCCCGGCCACGTGCATGTCCTGCGCCTGTGGCCCGCCGCCGCACGCCTGCAGCCCGATGCGCAGCCGCTATGGGTCGGCAGCACCCAGACCTTGCGCTATAGCCGCCACTTCAGCCTGATCGGGCTGTGGTATCCGCTGCGCGGCGTGGACCCTGCCTTGAGCGCCTTGCGCGACGCACTTGGCCCATTGCCGCATCGCGTGGAGCAACGCCCCCGCTCGCAGGTGCCGGTGATCCTGATCGACAGCACCTCGGGCAGTGCAGTGCGTGGCGGAAACAACGACGACGCTGCAGCGCAGACGCAGACCGCTGCGTTCGATCCAGCAGCATCAGGTTCGCCACAACAACGCCGTTGATCGATCGGGCAACAGACGATTGGCTGGCGATCGCGCGGCCGTGTTGATATGGAGTGTCAGCAACGCCTCTTGAACGCTGTATCGATGGCGGTCACGTGCTGACGTCCTGTAGAAACAGATGAATTTTCAGGGTGAACGCTTGGCTAGCCGAGCGCACGGTGCCCTCACCACTTGCGGGACACGCCGTGAACCCATCCATGGGGGCTCGATGGCGGCATCCATGCCGCCAACGGTCCCGCAAGCGGCGAGGACACCGCATCAGGACGTTTGTCGGTGATCCACCGAAGAGCAGAGAACACTGCGCTGCCTGGTTACTTGCGTCGCATGGTTTGCTATCGCTTGAACACTCGGCGCACCGACCAACTGGACTGGACCTTGCCCGCTCACCGTCGCAGGACCTTACGCGGCATGGATGCCGCGTCAGAGCTTACAAGGACGGACTTGCAGCGTGTCCCGCGATGGTGGGCGGGCAAGGGCCCTGCAGCCAAGCCGCAGCCGCTCTACAACCAACGCATCCGCACCGTTTCATTACCTCTCAAGGTGGCCGAGAGCTTGTGTTTCAGCGCCGTTTGGATGCGCACCAGCCGCGCTGGTCAAGGGCGCGACGCCTCACCACAACACGCCATCCACTGGCTGCATCGGCTCCGGCGCTTGCTCACCAATGGCCTGAAGCGCATCGATCTCCACCGTGCGGCACATGGTATCCAGCGGCAGGTCGTGGATGGTGTTGGCGAACGGGTCGACCAGTTCATCGCCGATCTTCAGCACCGCCAGAAACATCAAGCCGGCCACCGTCGATCCCACAGGCGTGGCGTACTGCAGCGTTTCCACCAGGCCGATCGGCAGCAGCACGCAGAACAACCGCGTGAACAGGTTCGGATAGAAGCGATATTGATACGGCAGCGGCGTATTTTTCAGGCGCTCCATGCCGCCTTGCGCATTGGCGATGTCCACCAGGATGCGTTCGACGCTGGCCTGCTGGATGCTGTCGATCCAGCCCTCGCGACGCGCCTGTTCGACGCTGCGCCCGGTGGTATCGAGCAAGCCGTTCGCCACGTTGGTGCGCACCACCACCGCCGCCGCTTCGTCGGCGTCCACATGCGGGGCCAACGCCATCGCTATCGGCAAGCGGCGCAGTTGGCAGCGCAGTGCGTTGACGTAGGCAATCTGCCGCAGCGCAATGGTGCGCCCAAGATCGCCGGCTTTCGGTGCAGACAGGATACTGACGCTCAAGCGCACCAGATTGCGCGAGGCATTGATCATCTGGCCCCACAGCACCCGCCCCTCCCACCAGCGTTGATAGGTGGAATTGGCGCGAAAGCCCAGGAACAACGCCAGCGCAGATCCAAAGATGGTCAGCGGCAACGCCGGCGCACGGAACGGCAGCACGTAATAGATGATGGTAATCAACACATCCCATACGAACAACACCGCCAGGGTCCGCCAGACCTGGCCGATCACATCTGCCACACGCGGCTTTACATCGACAATCAAAGGCGCACTCCATCAAACAAAAGAAACGAGTAACGCCATTACGCGCATCCAGCGCATGGATGCGGTCGGTAGCGCACTCAAGCGTGCGCAGTGTGCCGTTGCCACGGTGCAAGCGCGGTGATGGGGCCGATCGAAACCACTGCCCCACGCCGCCGAAGCGATTGAAAGGCGTAGCGAGAGGCTATCAGTTGGATGTGCACGGTCTGCAGGAACAGAGTGCACACATGGCGCATGAAAGTTCGGAGCGCAGCCGCTTTATCTGCTGCTCTTAAGGCATCCAGGCCAGCAATTGATCCAGCCGCCGATGCGGATCGTCCTGCTGCAACAGCGATAGCCGCTGCTGCTCGGTCAATGGCAGCAGCTCGGCCAGCCGCCAACCAACCCAGGCGGCCTGATCCATCAATCCCGGTCCCACCGATGCAAATTCGCCACCCACCTGCTCCAGCATGCGCTCCAGCACCGTGGACAGCAGGCCGTGCTCGGGCCGCAATTCGTCGTCCGGATCCGGTTCGCGCAAGGCGACATCTCCCACCACCAGACCGTTGTCGCGAATGCGCGAGCGCTGTACGTGGAAACGCCGCGTGCCACGCAAGCGCAGCACCAGCACACCGTCGGCGCCTACATCGAAATCCTCGATGCGTACTTCGGTACCGAACGCGGCCGGCGTGGCCGGCATGCCGACGTCGTTGCCCTCCAGGATCAGGCACACGCCGAAGCTGGTGCCGTTGCGGCCGCATTCGCGTACCAGATCCAGATAGCGGCGTTCGAACACGCGCAGACCCATCGCCGCGCCCGGCAACAGCACGCTGTGCAAGGGGAACAGCGGCAACGCGCTGGTGTCGGCGGTGGCGGGGATCGGCGCCATCAGGACAGCTGCGCCAGGAAGCGACGCGGCGCACCATCGAAACCGCCATTGGACATGAACACCACATGGTCGCCGGGCTGCGCCAGCTCGCCCAAGGTGTGCAGCAATGCATCGACGTCATGCGCCACGCGCGCATCGCCGCGCACCTGCGCGATGATCGGCGCCGCGTCCCAGGGCAATTCTGGCCGATGCAGGAACACCACCGCATCGGCATCGTGCAGCGACGGCGCCAGCGCCAGCGCATGCGCGCCCAGGCGCATCGAGTTGCTGCGCGGCTCCATCGCCACCAGCACGCGCGCCGCACCCACCTTGGCACGCAGCCCCTGCAGCGTGGTCGCAATCGCGGTGGGGTGATGCGCAAAGTCGTCGTAGACGGTGATATCGCGCGCCTGGCCCAGCACTTCCAATCGTCGTTTGACGCTCTGGAACTGCGCCAGCGCCGGCATCACCGTCGCCGGATCCACACCCACCGCATGCACCGCGGCCAATGCGGCCAGCCCGTTGAGCACGTTGTGCCGGCCTACCAGTGACCACTGCACCTGACCGATCTCCACACCGCGATGGGCCACCGCAAATGTGCTGCCATCGGCGGCGATCAGGCGGGCGCTCCACTCCAGCCCGGCATCGAAGCCGAAGCGTTCCACCGGCGTCCAGCAGCCCATGGCCAGCACCTCGGCCAGCCGCGCGTCGTCGCCGTTGGCGATCAACCGCCCACGCGCCGGTACGGTGCGCACCAGATGATGGAACTGCCGCTGGATGGCGGCCACATCCGGAAAGATATCGGCGTGGTCGTACTCGAGGTTGTTGAGGATCGCCACCAGCGGCCGGTAGTGCACGAACTTGCTGCGCTTGTCGAAGAACGCGGTGTCGTACTCGTCGGCCTCCACCACGAATTCGCGGCCCTGGCCCAGCCGTGCGGAGACGCCGAAGTCCTCGGCCACCCCACCGATCAAGAAGCCCGGCGACCGCCCGGCGGCCTCGAGCAGATAGCTCAGGATGGTGGTGGTGGTGGTCTTGCCATGGGTGCCGGCCACCGCGAGCGTGTCGCGGCCCGGCAATACCTGTTCGGCCAGCCACTGGGCGCCGGAGGTGTAGCGACGGCCGGCATCGAGCACCGCTTCCACCGCCGGATTGCCGCGCGACAAGGCATTGCCGATGACCACGTCAGTGGCATCGGGCGCGATGTTCGACGGCGCGTAGCCCTGCGCCAGCGCGATGCCGAGCGTTTCCAGCTGAGTGGACATCGGTGGATAGATGGCTTGGTCGCTGCCCTCCACCTGCCAGCCCAGCTCGCGCGCCAGGGCGGCCACACCGCCCATGAAAGTCCCGGCGATGCCGAGGATGTGAAGTTTGGTCATGCCGCATATTGTCGCCGATCACCGGAGTTGCGGGACATTCCAATCCGCCCTCGGCCCCGGTGTCGGGAAACCCTACCGTACTGTCGGGAATTTCCCGATATGCGAACTGCATCACATCCATCACTATGCTGAGCGCCAGTCGCAGCAGCCCTTTGGTCCTACTCCCCAAGAGGCCAAATCCCCAGGGAGCTCATGCTGTCGGGGCTCTGAGCAAGCTCACTACTGGCGTTATCCTGCCCCGGTCGTCGTGTACGACCGGGGTTTTTCTTTGTTTGGAAGAGGTCAGATTCGCAGGTCTTGCACCTGCGCCGCGGCGCTGCCATGGGCGTGCCGCGTCAAGGACCGGGCATTGCGCCCGGCCGGATGCGCTCAGCGGCCGAGCGCCTTGCTGATACGCTCCAGCACTTCATCCAGCGAGCCGACACCGTCCACGCGCGCCAGCTTGCCGCGCTGCTCGTAGAAGCCGATCACCGGTGCCGTCGAGTCGGTGTACACCTGCAGACGCTTGCGTACCGATTCGGGATTGTCGTCTTCGCGGCCTTCGGCCTTGGCACGCCCGGCGATGCGCTCGACAAGCAATTCGCTGGCCACATCCAACTGCACCACTGCATCCAGCGGCTGCCCGATCTTGCCGAGCAGGTCGTTCAGCGCATTGGCCTGCGCCACGTTGCGCGGATAGCCGTCGAGGATGAAGCCCTTGGAGACGTCGGGCTGACCCAGACGCGCTTCCAGCATGCCGAGCAGGATGTCGTCGGACACCAGATCGCCGCGCGCCATGACTTCCTTGGCCTTCAGGCCCAGCGGCGAGCCAGCGGCCACTTCGGCGCGCAACAGGTCGCCGGTGGAAATGTGCGGGATGTCAAACGTGTCTTTGAGACGTGTCGCCTGGGTGCCCTTGCCCGAACCGGGCGGTCCCAACAGAACCAATCGCATCAGTGGACTCCACTTTCGAAGAAAAACGCGTTGCGGTTGGCGGCGTTAGACTCAGGTCTTCGCCAGCGCTGACCGCATGGTCGTGCAGCTTACCGCATCCGGGGAATGTCCCGGCACTGTCCCTTGCGCCATCGCCCCTGTGAGGAGCCTGTCCCCTATGACCACCGGCAATCTGTTGTATGCCCAGTCTGGCGGCGTCACCGCCGTCATCAACGCCACTGCCGCCGGCGTGATCAGCGAAGCACGCGCGCGCAAGATCAAGGTATTGGCCGCGCGCAACGGCATCCTGGGCGCATTGCGCGAAGAGCTGATCGATACCTCCAAGGAGTCGGCCGCCGCGATCGCCGCACTGGCGCAGACGCCCGGCGGCGCATTCGGCTCGTGCCGCTACAAGCTCAAATCGTTGGAGCAGGACAGCGCCAAGTACGAACGCCTGCTCGATGTGTTGCGCGCGCATGACGTGCGCTGGTTCCTCTACAACGGTGGCAACGATTCCGCCGACACCGCCTGGAAGGTCTCGCAACTGGCCAAGGCCTATGGCTACCCGCTGCACTGCATCGGCGTGCCCAAGACCATCGACAACGATCTGGCAGTGACCGATACCTGCCCCGGCTTCGGTTCGGCGGCCAAGTACACCGCGGTGTCGGTACGCGAGGCCGCGCTGGATGTCGCCGCGATGGCCGATACCTCGACCAAGGTCTTCATCTACGAAGCGATGGGCCGCCACGCCGGCTGGCTGGCCGCAGCGGCAGGCCTGGCAGGACAAGGCCCGGACGACGCACCGCAGATCATCCTGCTGCCCGAGCGTGCCTACGATCAGGCCATGTTTCTGGCCAAGGTGAAGCAGGTGGTGGAAAAGGTCGGCTGGTGCGTGGTGGTCGCAAGCGAAGGCATCCAGGACGCGCGCGGAGAATTCGTCGCCGATGCCGGCGGCGCGGCCGACTCGTTCGGCCACGCACAACTCGGCGGCGTGGCGTCGTTCCTGGCCGCGCAGGTCAAGCAGGAGCTGGGCTACAAGGTGCACTGGACGCTGCCGGATTACCTGCAACGCTCGGCACGCCACCTCGCCTCCAGGACCGATTGGGAACAGGCCCAGGCTGTCGGCAAGGCCGCCGTGCAGTACGCACTCAAGGGCATGAACGCGGTGATCCCGGTGATCGAACGCGTCAGCGACGCGCCGTACCGCTGGAAGATCGTGCCGGCCCCGCTGCACAAGGTGGCCAACCATGAAAAGAAGATGCCGCCCAGCTTCCTGCGCAAGGACGGCTTCGGCATCACCGAGCGCGCCCGCCGCTATTTCGCCCCGCTGATCAAGGGCGAAGCACCACTGGCCTACGGCAGCGATGGCCTGCCCAAGTACGTCAGCCTGAAGACCGTCGCGGTGGCGAAGAAGCTGCCGGCCTGGGAAGGCTGAGCACAGACAGACCTCCGCGCTCCAGGTGGTGACGCATCAGCACCTGGACAGGCAAACGATGGCATTCGGCCGCATCCCCGCACCAGCATGAAGGCCGGTAGCCGCTGCGTCGCCGAACGACCAGGTCAACGGTAACGTGATGTAGCGTGCACCTTGTTGCGACCCCTGCCAGGAGCGCTGCGTGCCCATTTACAATGCCAACACATGTTGCTCAGGATCGCGCAGGACGCGCTTGGCGCCAAGGTCCATGGACGTGGTGCCATGCCGAACATCGGTCAGCCCCAAGCGATTTCCGTCCCCGCAACATTGCATGCGGGCATCAGTGTGCTGGACACCGTGGCCGGCATCGCACGCGACCATGCCTCCAGCTGACACCGACCACGCGGCGCTGCGTTTATTCAAACATGATCCGGAATTGGCGACCGAAGCGACTTAAATTGCCGGATCGACTGTGCGACAGCTGTGCGATGGATCCGTCGAGACGCATCGACCTTTGTCAGGCCTTGCTCGGCACCGGCAGCACATCGGACATGCCCTGCTGGCGCGGTGTCCCCATGAGGAGAGGTGGGCTGACCAAGCGCGCCCAATTCGCCATTGGCACCCTGGTGGCGGGATCACCGAGAACGATGACCTGCCGCCTTTACTGACAGGCCTTGCCTTCCATGGTTTGCTGCGCGGCGAACATCGGCACCTGCGGGATCTTGCCTGCGGCGGCCTGCTGCTTGGCATCTTCCAGATAGATGCGCGACTGGCCTTGCCCATCCAGCTGCGGCTTGGCATCCACCGGCTTGCGCCAGACACGCACGACCGCCTGCTGGCTCGGACAGGTGGCGCTGGGGACGCGGATCACATCGTTGAAGATCCAGCCGGATGCCACGCTGGGCGCGGCCTTGGCATAGTCCACGAAGCGTGCACGCGGCTGACAGGTCGGGCTGCTACGCACCACCGAGAAGGTGTATGGCTGCGCAGCATTGCCGGTGAACACGCCTTCCAGACGCGCGCAGGCTTCCGGAATCTGGCGCAAGGTGTGTACTGCCCCAACCGCCTGCGCGCTCCCGGGTGCACGCGCCTTCAGCTCCGGCGTGGGGTCTGCGGCAAACGCGCTGCCGGTGAGCAGCAGGGCGCTCAGCAGGACGGCATAACCGCACGCGGCATGGTGGGACATGGTCACTCCTTGGATCGCTCGATCGGATAGGCCGCAGGCTGTCACGCGGCAACTGAACGACATGCCAAAGCCGCGATGCTGGCAGCCACGCACGCTGCGGCGCATACTCGGCCGCGATCCGGCCACTTGAACATCGCGACGCGCATTATGGCCCTTGCGGCCGTCGAGTTCGTATTCGCCGTCTACTCGTCGTGCATCGCCCCCCTGGTTCATCCCGACCGGATGACATCCATTCTCTG
The window above is part of the Xanthomonas cassavae CFBP 4642 genome. Proteins encoded here:
- a CDS encoding acetylornithine transaminase, which produces MSTAADSPLSLAHYYLPVYRPRQVVLERGQGSRVWDDAGREYLDLSSGIAVSGLGHNDPDLVAALTEQAGKLWHTSNIFYSAPPLKLAEELVGASRFAEKVFLCNSGTEANEAAIKLVRKWASDQGRPAERRVIVTFRGSFHGRTLASVTATAQPKYQEGYEPLPGGFRYVDFNDVAALDAAMAAGDVAAVMVEPIQGEGGVMPAAPGFLARARALCDQHEALLVLDEIQCGMGRTGTLFAHWQEQVTPDIVTLAKALGGGFPIGAMLAGPKVAQTMQFGAHGTTFGGNPLAAAVARVALRKLASPEIAANVERQSAALRAGLEALNAEFGLFAQIRGRGLMLGAVLAQAHAGQAGAILDLAAKHGLLALQAGPDVLRFVPALNLTDAELADGLARLRLAIAEYVAQR
- a CDS encoding SDR family oxidoreductase, which produces MTLSGKTLFITGASRGIGLAIALRAARDGANVAIAARSAVANPKLPGTIHGAASAVVAAGGKALALKCDIRDEAQVHAAVAATVDAFGGIDILVNNASAIWLRGTLDTPMKRFDLMQQVNARGSFACAQACLPHLLQAPNPHILSLAPPPSLNPAWWGAHTGYTLAKMGMSLVTLGLAAEFGPQGVAVNALWPRTVIATDAINMLPGVDPAACRRPEIVADAAHALLTRTAAGFHGQFLIDEQVLAQAGITDFSGYAVDPSRSVLPDLFLD
- a CDS encoding bestrophin family protein, with protein sequence MIVDVKPRVADVIGQVWRTLAVLFVWDVLITIIYYVLPFRAPALPLTIFGSALALFLGFRANSTYQRWWEGRVLWGQMINASRNLVRLSVSILSAPKAGDLGRTIALRQIAYVNALRCQLRRLPIAMALAPHVDADEAAAVVVRTNVANGLLDTTGRSVEQARREGWIDSIQQASVERILVDIANAQGGMERLKNTPLPYQYRFYPNLFTRLFCVLLPIGLVETLQYATPVGSTVAGLMFLAVLKIGDELVDPFANTIHDLPLDTMCRTVEIDALQAIGEQAPEPMQPVDGVLW
- a CDS encoding serine/threonine-protein kinase — encoded protein: MSDDPAGNLPLKSDTFGRILLIRDAGRVFVRRDLSVAPWLLRGVAWWLARREALALRQLDGLPRTPRLLHWDGRHLDRSYLAGDAMYQRPPRGDLAYFRQARRLLQQLHRRGVAHNDLAKEANWLVQDDGSPAVIDFQLAVRGHPRARWMRLLAREDLRHLLKHKRMYCPAAITPVERRVLTRRSWVRELWFATGKPVYRFVTRRVLHWEDNEGQGPKP
- a CDS encoding bifunctional DedA family/phosphatase PAP2 family protein, which encodes MNSWIDATLEWIGHHPTLAGVVIFAIAFCDAVIVLGAIVPALPLLFAIGVLIGLGQINGPYAVVCATLGAFVGDALSFWVGHRWGHQLHTYWPFRRYPQLLERGELLFRRNAFKSILIARYVGAVRPFVPAIAGMSHMPFKRYLIASGLACISWALLFLVPGWVLGTAYDAVAAVAGRLFVVVALLAAVIGLAWAMVLYSYRWSAGHLDALLARLLEWSHRHPVLGNWSVSVFDPRRRESVPLAMMALMLLLLGWGWFVLLMVVLAHGEPLRVDLAVHDLMLALRNPLADYPMVALASLGDWQVLLPAIAAAMGYLAWRRRWMAVTHWVIALAFGLALTQLLGATVQVVRPPAASSGFGFPSVAVTMATIGFGFFALLIARELPGRRRVWPYLVSGAIVSLIGFARLYLGAHWLSDVVGGMLFGIFWLLVLGIAYRRRATRAFWVKPVSWIFYGVFLGGAIFFAPRNLDTKLAKFEPPPPLLMELPASAWWASQWRLLPARRNEFDDDQRWPLDVQLAGSLAPLQRQLQARGWRTQPQAGWEQALHLLDVSGRPDEVPILPATLDTQVEALLMVRHAAPGHVHVLRLWPAAARLQPDAQPLWVGSTQTLRYSRHFSLIGLWYPLRGVDPALSALRDALGPLPHRVEQRPRSQVPVILIDSTSGSAVRGGNNDDAAAQTQTAAFDPAASGSPQQRR
- the mpl gene encoding UDP-N-acetylmuramate:L-alanyl-gamma-D-glutamyl-meso-diaminopimelate ligase, which translates into the protein MCGMTKLHILGIAGTFMGGVAALARELGWQVEGSDQAIYPPMSTQLETLGIALAQGYAPSNIAPDATDVVIGNALSRGNPAVEAVLDAGRRYTSGAQWLAEQVLPGRDTLAVAGTHGKTTTTTILSYLLEAAGRSPGFLIGGVAEDFGVSARLGQGREFVVEADEYDTAFFDKRSKFVHYRPLVAILNNLEYDHADIFPDVAAIQRQFHHLVRTVPARGRLIANGDDARLAEVLAMGCWTPVERFGFDAGLEWSARLIAADGSTFAVAHRGVEIGQVQWSLVGRHNVLNGLAALAAVHAVGVDPATVMPALAQFQSVKRRLEVLGQARDITVYDDFAHHPTAIATTLQGLRAKVGAARVLVAMEPRSNSMRLGAHALALAPSLHDADAVVFLHRPELPWDAAPIIAQVRGDARVAHDVDALLHTLGELAQPGDHVVFMSNGGFDGAPRRFLAQLS
- a CDS encoding LON peptidase substrate-binding domain-containing protein is translated as MAPIPATADTSALPLFPLHSVLLPGAAMGLRVFERRYLDLVRECGRNGTSFGVCLILEGNDVGMPATPAAFGTEVRIEDFDVGADGVLVLRLRGTRRFHVQRSRIRDNGLVVGDVALREPDPDDELRPEHGLLSTVLERMLEQVGGEFASVGPGLMDQAAWVGWRLAELLPLTEQQRLSLLQQDDPHRRLDQLLAWMP